The DNA sequence CATTAGGCTTAGCTTAATGATGTATGAAATTTGTTTCTAACTCCATAGTATTTCTTTTAAATCAGTCCATGCGAGGTGCAAAGGAGGATTTTTTATCTTCTGTTGAGGCAGTTTGCGTGGCAAATTTTGTAAGCTCATGTAATGTTTGTTTAGATTTTCCCGAGATATCTTCATAGCTTTGTAAAATCGTTTTTGGTTCTGGTAAAACATTATTGGATAAAGCATCGAGTGATAAAGCATCGAGTGTTATTTTATTTTTATTAAATGATTCTAAAAATGAAGCCATGGTCGCTTTAAAGCTGCGCTTGTTAAGCTTTTGTTGAGTCTCGAGATGTTCTTTTATTTTTTGTTGTGTTGGTGTTGTTACGAGTGAAAATAAACGATGTTCCTGCATCTGAAAAAGAAGCGTGCTTACCACAGGGTGATTTTGGCTTATTGCTTCATGAACAGCTCCGCTTAGCTGTCTTTCATCCTCTCCATTATCGAGTGGGTTAATACTTTTTAGATAATCAGGAAGAGGCATTGACCGTTCCTCGACAATTTGTTGAATGTTTTCAAAGTATTTTTTTGTAATTGCTTCTTCTGCGCTCATGGGATTAAACATTGCAACGGCCGCTTGTTGTATAGAATCTGGAAGCGACTCTATGACCGTAGAAACGGTACTTTTTTGATGAGTCAGTTTTGTAACGGTATATTTTTTACGTTTTATCTTTTCTTGTTCGCTTGAGTCATTGTCCTTTGGATCAAAGTCTTGGTCCCATGAAGATCCTGTTGATGACTCGGAGTTTTTTAAGTGAAATGGCCGCTCAGGGCTTGAAGGCCTTGGGGATGGTTTTCTTTGTGGGCTAGATTGAACTGTTGCCAGATCTTGGTTTGGAGTCACAGGGCTTGGTGATTTAAATTGATCTTGAGAGTTTGTTTGTAGGTGTTGGTGCTCAGCTGTTTGAGCTTGAGTTTCTGGAATTAAAACGGTAACTTCATCTTGGTTGGCAACTTCATGAAAAGAATTTTGCGGCTGTGCACTTTCTAGGGATTGAGTAACTGCTTGGTTTTCTTCGCCACTTCTTATTTCTTCTTTTACTTCTATTTCTTCTTGTGGTTGAAGAATCATGCTTGCGTTTGCTATGTCTTGTTGTAGGCGTTGAGATTTATTTTTTTTAGGAGCAGAAAATATCAACGTTGGGACAATTATAGCCAGAGAAATAATTAATTTTTTCATGTGATTTTCCTTATAATTCTTTTGCAATATTTAAAAGTTATTTAATCTTACTGCTCTTTGTAAAGAATTATATAAAGTTTTTTCTATTCTGAAGTACTTAATAAAAATCTGTGATACATCTTTTTAGGATCTACCACAGATTTTTTATTTAAAAGCTCGTTTAGTTATTTTTATTGGGATTTGGTATCAGTTCCATTCGATGCAGCGGAGAAACAGCCCTTGTTTGTTCTGGTGTTGGATGAGCTTTGTAAAGCTCTACTCGTAATTGATGTATTGCTTCTTGTCTATCGTTTGCATTTTTAAGAAGTTTTGCAACCTGATTAAGATGAGCTACCTGCGCTGCTCGCAAAGCTTTTTGTCCGTCTTCTATATGTTTTGGGGTAATGTGTTTTTTGCCGTATGTGCAGCCTGTGCACGCAGTTACTTGATTTTTTGATGCTTCTGGTGCTTGGTTGGTAAGCTTGCTTTGGCAAAATGAGCAGCGTTGATTAACTGCTTGGATAAGCATGTCGCAATCACCATGAGTAGATACGATTGATGCTCTATGTGACTTTAAAAGCTCTATCGCTGATAAGTCTTGTGCAGAATTTAGTTCGGTTAATTTTTGTACAGAATCAAAAAGGGCGCGAGATGCGTTGACGCCATAATTTGCATCTTTAGTCATAGCATCTTCTTGTTGTCCCGTTAGAATAATTCTTCGCATGTAGTCTAAATACGATTCTCTTATGCCAATAGTTGACTGTAAAAATGGATTTGATTGTTTTGGTATTGGTTGGCTTTGTAAAAAGTTTGGAGATATTGGCTCGTCTATCATTTCAAAGCCGTCATTGTTTTTACAGCTTGATAGAGATGGTGAATCTTTTTCTATTTCCTCTGGTCTTTGTTTTGCGCTAGCCGTAGCCGCATCGGTAATTTTTATTTGCCAAGGTTTTTGCTTAGAGCTGTCTGCTTGGGTTGATCCTTGTCCTTTTTTTCCATTTGTGCATGGCAAGGTTTCTTGGCCATCGTCGCTTTCACTATCTTCGAGGCTTTCGCTATCTGTGTTGCGCCCAAAAATCATAGTGCCCCATCCCATTGGACGTTCTTTTTTTTGGTGAGATGGAATAATTGGTTGTGATGCAAAAGCAAAGAGTGCAAAAAATACATAGTTTTTATGAAAGCTTAGAAAATTTATCATGATATCTCCTTTACAATGAGTAAAATTTACTCATTATTACTATTTTTTTAATAATAAATACAGAATAAAAAGAGAAATCTTTTTGCCTCTGTGGGAAAATAGACTTGTTTGTTATAATCATTGAGTTTTTGTGATTTATGTAGGTAGTATACAATCTATGAGATAAACTATAGTTGTATTGAGTATGGCCTGCTTTTAGCCTATATACTCTAGGTTTGAAGGTTTCTTTTTATGATTTTAATTATTTTACTGTACGCGGTATTCTCCGCTATGACTTTTATCAACAGTTCTTTGATGGCAACAAATCCATATCCATTTTTTGTAGGAATGCTTAGAGCCTTGGGAAGTAGCGCTATTTTGCTCAGTTACTCATGGTTTTTCTTTCGTAAGCAAACCATGGAGTTTTCTTTGTCTTCTCGAGGATGGCTGCTTTTGCTCACTTATGGAGTTCTCATTCATGCTTTTGTGATGTGTGGGTTTTCTTACAGTATGCAATATGCAGATCCGGTAACTGTATGTTTTATAGTTGCATCTGGTCCTTTTTTAACAGCTATTATTCAGTATTTTAGGGGTCAAGAATATTTAACCTATAAAAAAGTCATAGGACTTTTGGTTGGTTTTATTGGCTTAGTGCCAATATTGGTAGTTTCTGAGCATAGCTCGTCAAATTTGCTCGACCCAGAGTTACAATGGTGGGGCAATCTAATATCTTTGCTTTCTATGCTTGTTTTTTCATATGGATGGGTTGTTTTAAAACAGTTTTTAAAAGAGTTTTCACATCCGATTCAATTGATTAATGGGATTGCCATGTTGGTAGGAGGCCTTGTTTCTGCTGTTTTTGTGGCATGTGCTCATGGTTTTGAGGTTTTTTCTTTAAACTTTTCGCCGGAATTTCCGCTTCTGATGTCTGCTTTTTTAGCCTCGAGTCTTTTAACTTATATGCTCTACGTCTATCTTTTGGGTAGATATTCGCCTACGTTTATAGCCTTTGCGGGATTTTTAGAGCCAGCCTTTGGGCTCTTTTATGGAGCTGCGCTGATGGGATATTCGGTCACTGGAAACGCTCTGCTGGCGCTCACAATTCTTTTTTCAGGGCTTTATATCTTTTATTTAGAAGAGCTAAAAAATACCCCTACCATTTGAGCCTTTTTGCTGACCTGGTATGCTATTTATAACTAAAAAGTATCATAAAACATGGAGGTTATATGAAAAAGTTATTATTAGCGACCCTGGTTTTCATGGGCGCTTGTCAACAAGCTCAAG is a window from the Candidatus Dependentiae bacterium genome containing:
- a CDS encoding DMT family transporter, which produces MILIILLYAVFSAMTFINSSLMATNPYPFFVGMLRALGSSAILLSYSWFFFRKQTMEFSLSSRGWLLLLTYGVLIHAFVMCGFSYSMQYADPVTVCFIVASGPFLTAIIQYFRGQEYLTYKKVIGLLVGFIGLVPILVVSEHSSSNLLDPELQWWGNLISLLSMLVFSYGWVVLKQFLKEFSHPIQLINGIAMLVGGLVSAVFVACAHGFEVFSLNFSPEFPLLMSAFLASSLLTYMLYVYLLGRYSPTFIAFAGFLEPAFGLFYGAALMGYSVTGNALLALTILFSGLYIFYLEELKNTPTI